A region from the Candidatus Limnocylindrales bacterium genome encodes:
- a CDS encoding DUF2267 domain-containing protein has translation METKTTGAGPGVHVFDQSLQTANTWIHEIMTELHSENAQEALQALRAVLHLLRDRLPAAEAVHLGGQLPLLVAGLYFNGFQLRDKPIKYDRNEFLQQIAQNLSANNVRNPDPMRYMYAVVRVITRRISQGQSQQIEGSLPEDLRQLWRMFEQGQMPAAAA, from the coding sequence ATGGAAACCAAAACAACTGGCGCCGGCCCCGGCGTCCACGTCTTCGATCAGAGCCTGCAGACGGCGAACACCTGGATCCACGAAATCATGACCGAGCTGCACTCGGAGAACGCGCAGGAGGCGCTGCAGGCGCTGCGCGCGGTTCTTCACCTGCTGCGAGACCGGCTCCCGGCCGCCGAAGCCGTGCATCTGGGCGGTCAGCTCCCGCTGCTCGTGGCGGGCCTGTACTTCAACGGCTTCCAGCTCCGCGACAAGCCGATCAAGTACGACCGCAACGAGTTTCTCCAGCAGATCGCTCAGAACCTTTCCGCCAATAACGTCCGCAACCCCGACCCGATGCGCTACATGTACGCCGTCGTCCGCGTGATCACCAGACGCATCTCCCAGGGCCAGTCGCAGCAGATCGAGGGCTCGCTGCCCGAGGATCTGCGACAGCTCTGGAGGATGTTCGAGCAGGGGCAGATGCCGGCCGCCGCGGCGTAG
- a CDS encoding glutathione S-transferase N-terminal domain-containing protein → MNQPYEIIGANPSPFSRKLRAILRYRRLPHVWRLRGPDMGPAIEAVRPRLIPILGIPADDGSMRYAVDTTPLAHELEARHPGARSIVPPDPAAAFLCHLIEDMADEWFMQAMYYFRWVEDDTGRFAARWIIRERAGDVDAPTREMLEREVFTRQRGRMDIVCGGASNGAIIESHYRELLRMLAPLATQSRYLFGTRPSLADFALYGQLSELVTDPLPQRIAREIAPSVELWVMQLDDASGVEGEWVFNDEVATETRRSLLRLAARGYFPFMAANAAAVAASRETFEAEVDGHAYRRSAYGYQARCSRELLAHWQALSISDRGELEALLGETGCLRYLNVAA, encoded by the coding sequence GTGAACCAGCCTTACGAAATCATCGGCGCCAACCCCTCCCCTTTTTCGCGGAAGCTGCGTGCGATCCTGCGCTACCGCCGATTGCCGCACGTCTGGCGGCTGCGAGGACCCGACATGGGCCCGGCCATCGAAGCGGTCCGTCCGCGTCTCATTCCGATCCTCGGCATTCCGGCAGATGACGGCTCGATGCGATATGCCGTCGACACGACTCCCCTGGCGCACGAGCTCGAAGCGCGCCATCCCGGCGCTCGCAGCATCGTTCCACCCGATCCCGCTGCCGCTTTCCTCTGTCACCTCATCGAAGACATGGCCGACGAGTGGTTCATGCAGGCGATGTATTATTTTCGATGGGTCGAGGACGACACTGGCCGTTTCGCGGCCCGCTGGATCATTCGGGAACGTGCGGGTGACGTGGACGCGCCGACCCGCGAAATGCTCGAGCGCGAGGTCTTCACGCGCCAGCGCGGGCGTATGGACATCGTCTGCGGCGGTGCGAGCAACGGCGCCATCATCGAGTCCCACTACCGCGAGCTGCTGCGCATGCTCGCGCCGCTGGCGACGCAGTCGCGATATCTGTTCGGCACGCGGCCGTCGCTGGCCGACTTCGCGCTTTACGGACAGCTGAGCGAGCTGGTCACCGACCCGCTTCCGCAGCGCATCGCGCGCGAGATCGCGCCCAGCGTCGAGCTGTGGGTGATGCAGCTCGATGATGCATCCGGCGTCGAAGGCGAGTGGGTTTTCAACGATGAGGTCGCGACCGAAACGCGCCGCTCGTTGCTGCGGCTGGCAGCGCGCGGCTACTTCCCCTTCATGGCAGCGAACGCGGCGGCCGTTGCGGCAAGCCGCGAGACGTTCGAAGCGGAAGTCGACGGGCACGCCTATCGGCGCAGCGCCTACGGGTATCAGGCGCGCTGTTCTCGCGAGCTTCTCGCTCACTGGCAGGCGCTGTCGATTTCCGACCGTGGTGAGCTCGAGGCGCTGCTGGGTGAAACCGGATGTCTGCGATACCTCAACGTCGCCGCGTGA